The stretch of DNA GCTCTCCCACTTGCAGAATGCGTGCGCCGACTTTCAACAGTTTGAGGCGGATGGTTCCGGCTTGGGCTTGAGCGAGCTCTGTCCCGCTCAAGCCCAGCCGCCGGATGGCTTGCACCAAGACGTAGGCCAGGGCGGAAAACCAGAGCCGGAGCTGGTTGGCGCGAAAGAGATGCGCCGAGGTCCGCCCGGCAGCCAGATCCTGCTTCTGTTCTTTGATCCGGTTTTCCATGTCTCCGCGAGCACAGTAGACCTTTTCGTAGAGGTCTTTGGGCGTGGTGTCCTTCAGAGGCAAGGACGTCACCACAAAGCGGGGATTGGCGCCCTTTTCAAGGTACTCTGCTTTACCAATCACCTGCCGGGCACGCGACCAACTCTTTCGGGTCTGGTACTTGAAACTCACAAATCGGCGTTGGGCCTGGTGCGTGTGCAAGAATTTCCGGCGGCTCTTTTCCATCGCGGGTGCGATCAGCCCCTCCAATCGGCGATTCCGGGCCAAACCTAGGAGGTAGTTCACCTGGTTTGCTTCACACCAGGCCATGATCTCTTCCCGGCAAAAGCCACTATCTGCCCGCAGGAGAATGCTGACGCCCGGCCAGTGCTGGCGGAGGCGGGTCACCAGGCGTTTGAGCTCGTCGAGAGCTCCCGCAGCGCCATCCTGATTGGCTTCACGCAAGGTGGCGCACAGCAATTCCTGGCCACAAAAGACGTAGAGGGGCAAATAGCAGTAGTTGCCGTAATAGCCGTGATAGAAGCGGCCTTCCTGGTCGCCGTGCAGGGGAGTGTCGGTGGCGTCAAAGTCCAGAATGCAGGTGTCAGGCCTCCGGGGTGTGTGCTCGAGGAACACGTCGAGAAACACTTCCGCCAGGCGTTCTTGCTTGTGGAGGAGGCGGTGGTAACGCGTGGGTTCAAGCGCCCCATTTTCCAAGCGTTGCAGGGTGCTTTTGCCTGCCAGGAAGGGTTTGTCGTCGGAACGCAAAAGCTTCAAAAAGAGCGGGTCAAAGCGGAGCTGGTCATGGTCATTGAGGTCCTCGTAGCCTGCAGCTAAGCCGTAAATGCGCTGAGCCAGGAGTTCTTCGACGGTGAAATCGACGTACCCGGAGGCGCGATGATCCGTAAAACAAGCGGCCAGACGGGAAATGAGCCCCAGACGGGTGTCCGCCTCTTTCAGCAGGAGCAGGCCCGCGTCCGAGGTCAGGGCGCCGCCTTCAAAATTCACCGTCAGCGCTTCTCCATTTTTCCCTTGAACTTCCCAGGCCTCAGGGCTACACTTCATGGTACTGGCTCCTTTTCCGCGATTGGTTGTGTGGTAACTTTCAATCTACAGAATGGAGCCAGTTTTTTCTAGCGATCTATTTGTGAGAAATTCGGGCTAGGATTAAGAGCTTCTAGCAGAACCGCAGGCTCAAGATGCGTAGAAAGCTCTGGCATGCGCTACGCTTTGCATAAGTGCCTTGTAAGCAGAGCAAAGCTCTGCAACAAGCACTTAACTTAGCGCCAAAATTGACCTACAAGTTGAGGTATTGTGTAGGCGCTGCAAGAGCCAAGCTATCGTTGATGCCTATGAGCAAGGCCGTGACAATCGGCCTTGCGGGATTCCTTGTCGAGCTTGCGAGATCTGGGAATCATGCAAAT from Verrucomicrobiia bacterium encodes:
- a CDS encoding IS1380 family transposase — translated: MKCSPEAWEVQGKNGEALTVNFEGGALTSDAGLLLLKEADTRLGLISRLAACFTDHRASGYVDFTVEELLAQRIYGLAAGYEDLNDHDQLRFDPLFLKLLRSDDKPFLAGKSTLQRLENGALEPTRYHRLLHKQERLAEVFLDVFLEHTPRRPDTCILDFDATDTPLHGDQEGRFYHGYYGNYCYLPLYVFCGQELLCATLREANQDGAAGALDELKRLVTRLRQHWPGVSILLRADSGFCREEIMAWCEANQVNYLLGLARNRRLEGLIAPAMEKSRRKFLHTHQAQRRFVSFKYQTRKSWSRARQVIGKAEYLEKGANPRFVVTSLPLKDTTPKDLYEKVYCARGDMENRIKEQKQDLAAGRTSAHLFRANQLRLWFSALAYVLVQAIRRLGLSGTELAQAQAGTIRLKLLKVGARILQVGEHLTCQLTSACPFRRLWGHVLERLRSA